Proteins from a single region of Streptomyces glaucescens:
- the modB gene encoding molybdate ABC transporter permease subunit, with translation MRGERRVARPPRRPKGSRGAPLPLLLPAVLGLAFLLVPLIALLLRAPWRGLPEQLTGPGVWEALRLSLICATAATGLSLVLGVPLAWLLARTEFPGRGLVRALVTLPLVLPPVVGGVALLLALGRNGVVGRWLDAWFGITLPFTTAGVVLAETFVAMPFLVISVEGTLRAADPRYEEAATTLGASRFTAFRRVTLPLIGPGIAAGAVLAWARALGEFGATITFAGNFPGRTQTMPLAVYLALQNDPAAAIALSLVLLAVSIAVLAGLRDRWMRAT, from the coding sequence GTGAGGGGCGAACGCCGGGTGGCCCGGCCGCCGCGGCGCCCGAAGGGCTCCCGCGGGGCGCCGCTGCCCCTGCTGCTCCCCGCGGTCCTCGGGCTCGCCTTCCTGCTGGTGCCGCTGATCGCCCTCCTCCTGCGCGCCCCGTGGCGCGGTCTGCCGGAGCAGCTCACCGGTCCCGGGGTGTGGGAGGCGCTGCGGCTGTCCCTGATCTGCGCCACGGCCGCGACCGGGCTCAGCCTGGTCCTCGGCGTCCCGCTGGCCTGGCTGCTGGCCCGCACCGAGTTCCCCGGGCGCGGGCTGGTGCGCGCACTGGTGACCCTGCCGCTCGTCCTGCCGCCGGTGGTGGGCGGTGTCGCGCTGCTGCTCGCCCTCGGCCGCAACGGCGTCGTCGGGCGCTGGCTGGACGCCTGGTTCGGCATCACGCTGCCGTTCACCACCGCGGGCGTCGTGCTCGCGGAGACGTTCGTCGCGATGCCGTTCCTCGTCATCAGCGTGGAGGGCACGCTGCGCGCCGCCGACCCGCGCTACGAGGAGGCCGCCACCACCCTCGGTGCCTCCCGCTTCACCGCCTTCCGCCGGGTCACCCTGCCGCTGATCGGCCCCGGCATCGCGGCGGGCGCCGTCCTGGCCTGGGCCCGCGCGCTGGGCGAGTTCGGCGCGACAATCACCTTCGCGGGCAACTTCCCCGGCCGCACCCAGACCATGCCGCTCGCCGTCTACCTGGCCCTGCAGAACGACCCGGCCGCCGCGATCGCCCTCAGCCTGGTCCTGCTGGCCGTCTCGATCGCGGTCCTGGCGGGGCTGCGCGACCGCTGGATGAGAGCCACATGA
- a CDS encoding ABC transporter ATP-binding protein gives MTGNDTSADHAPPGGAPAPGTPGAAPAPREGLDARLIVERGTFRLDIALRAAPGEVVALLGPNGAGKTTALRALAGLTPLTGGHLRLDGAELDRTPPESRPVGVVFQDYLLFPHLTALDNVAFGPRCQGASKTEARARAAGWLDRMGLTAHAGAKPRRLSGGQAQRVALARALATRPRLLLLDEPLAALDARTRLEVRARLRHHLADFEAVAVLVTHDPLDAMVLADRLVVVEHGEVVQEGTPAEIARRPRTDYVARLVGLNLYKGHAEGHTVRLDAGPALTTTEDLAGPVFVAFPPGAVTLHRERPAGSSARNLWRCSVTGLETHGDQIRAALTGELSLAADLTTVAAAELDLHPGAEVWAAVKAAQTHAYPA, from the coding sequence ATGACAGGGAACGACACCTCCGCGGACCACGCTCCCCCGGGCGGCGCCCCCGCGCCCGGCACGCCCGGCGCGGCGCCCGCGCCACGCGAGGGCCTGGACGCCCGCCTGATCGTCGAGCGCGGAACCTTCCGCCTGGACATCGCCCTGCGCGCCGCCCCCGGCGAGGTCGTCGCCCTCCTCGGCCCGAACGGCGCCGGCAAGACCACCGCGCTGCGCGCCCTCGCCGGGCTGACCCCGCTCACCGGCGGGCACCTCCGGCTGGACGGCGCCGAGCTGGACCGTACGCCCCCCGAGTCCCGCCCGGTCGGGGTCGTCTTCCAGGACTACCTGCTCTTCCCCCACCTGACCGCCCTGGACAATGTGGCCTTCGGCCCGCGCTGCCAGGGGGCGAGCAAGACGGAGGCCCGCGCCCGGGCGGCCGGCTGGCTGGACCGCATGGGTCTCACCGCCCACGCGGGCGCCAAGCCGCGCCGCCTGTCCGGCGGCCAGGCCCAGCGCGTCGCCCTCGCCCGCGCCCTGGCCACCCGCCCCCGGCTGCTGCTGCTGGACGAGCCGCTGGCCGCCCTGGACGCCCGCACCCGCCTGGAGGTGCGCGCCCGGCTGCGCCACCACCTGGCCGACTTCGAGGCCGTGGCCGTCCTGGTGACGCACGACCCGCTCGACGCCATGGTGCTGGCCGACCGGCTGGTGGTCGTCGAGCACGGGGAGGTCGTCCAGGAGGGCACACCCGCCGAGATCGCCCGCCGCCCGCGCACCGACTACGTCGCCCGGCTCGTCGGCCTGAACCTCTACAAGGGGCACGCCGAGGGCCACACGGTCCGCCTCGACGCGGGCCCGGCCCTCACCACCACCGAGGACCTCGCCGGACCCGTCTTCGTGGCGTTCCCGCCGGGTGCGGTCACCCTGCACCGCGAGCGTCCGGCCGGCTCCAGCGCCCGCAACCTCTGGCGCTGCTCGGTCACCGGTCTGGAGACCCACGGCGACCAGATCCGCGCCGCACTCACCGGTGAGCTCTCCCTCGCCGCGGACCTCACCACGGTGGCCGCCGCCGAGCTGGACCTGCACCCCGGCGCGGAGGTCTGGGCGGCGGTCAAGGCGGCCCAGACGCACGCCTACCCCGCCTGA